In the genome of Populus nigra chromosome 19, ddPopNigr1.1, whole genome shotgun sequence, the window aaaaattaaataaacgtAATAATCTatgttaatataattaattaaaatgtaaaatatgaagttatatatataagaaatagaCATTATGTTATCtaagtttgtttttcaataatatcaTAGTACTTTGTAATGATGATTACGGGAGGATCAGCAATCATCtcatttttgttctcttttgaatttaattatcactcttcatatatatactaattaagcatataattttttagtctATTTATAGTAAATACCATGTTTATTGTtataataattacataaaaaataaacgtaaaattataatatttatgtttttatttaaaatacctCCCGtgtaaaaatatgattatttattaattatgtcATTTCACTAGTTCAcgttattttgaaataaaaattgaagaatataaataaagttaattaCCCCCGCCATCCTCTATTTTAGAAGCCATTACATTTTGCATTCTAGGTTCAAACTTAAACTTTTcaccctctatttttttttttttttgtgatttcttaTTTTACTTCCATTAAAAATCCGTCATCTGATCATTAATAATCGAGTTGTCTTTCGTCAAAAATATCCTAAAATGAACAAATAACCCTTGAAAAGGTAATAAATACctagaatatatatatgattgcTTTAGAATTAgggtttcaaaaaatataaatttatgaaaaaaaaccataataaaggaaaaacttcaaaaacatCATCCTATATAGGTATTTCAATATTgccatcatatatttttttagtttcaattttatcctcaaacttttaaaaattcttaatcaaGGACTTTTATCCATTTTTAAGGCTTTTCATCCATATTCTTATTTAAAttgtactattttttatataattttttttaaggattcaATGTTTTATGATAAACGAATTTAACAGAAGTTCTTAATTGAGAAACTAAAATAGTTTagtgataaaattattataaaaatattttggatgcaAAATTGATAATACTCTAATAATTTGGTGGTAtatttggtgttttttaaaaaaataatagaattgagTATTCtgtggaaaaaaaagattgctttaatttttgtttttttttaaaaaaatacatgatatcatcatgataaaatgataaaatggttggagagaaaagagagattttGGAATTTGATggtagagaaagagagatagaGTTATGATAAAATGAGACTACCatactttttattctttttttttaattcaaaagtatttttgatggaattttaaaaaaattagatgaaaaaataaataattttttaaaatttaagaagtAAATACAATGTCATCCAAAAACATGTATGTAATTGAGAGAATATTTGAGAATgcagtaatattttaaaataatttttattaaaaaatatattaaaataatatctttttatttttaaaattttatttttaacatcaacactaTCTACGCTTAATAATTTTCTGCATCTGATCTCCTAAAGTGATTTGAGTTGGAACTTCATTGCTTTCTACTTTTTAGCACTATAAAATCTCAAATTCAATATGGCGAGGAGCAAAAGCAGATGGAAGTAAATTTGCCCAGATGAAAATGCAAAACCGTTATAAAAGCAGTGTCATTCGTGATATTACAGatcatttaaaatacaataacgTGATTGTAAACCTAAAATGAAACCAAAAGGATAGCAGCAAATCAATCTAAAAGCAGAGAACTCAATAACTTGGTTTATTTTCTTGCAGAGTTGCATATGCTATTCCCTTCTCTGATGGGAATATTATAACGTACGAATGGGGTGTCTAAACAGAGTGTGATCATGACCTCTGTATTCTCCAGTGAACTCTGCAGCTTAAATGCCAAGAATTTTATAACTCGAGGGACGGATGCATTTCCTTGCCCCACTTCATTCTTTTTATCTGTTTGTGGTTCAAGGTTAATAGCAGCGACAAGATATTCTTTCCTTTAATTCAGTAGTAAGATTCGTAGAATTACTACAACTACTTTCTTCTGACCACTATTGTTTGTTCTGAAACAACAAATGAAGAGGACGGGTTGTGAAAATTGTAGCTTTCTTACAATTTGCGCGTCCTAGATGCTCAGTTTGCTCTACCAACACTCTTGTGATGTACAGCCATTTGAAGATATTCTACTCTTTCTCAATTCCAAATAAAGCAGAATCAATATACATGGAAGCATAAACAACATCAACTCAAGGATCTCATCtctttttcttcaacaaatGGAGCAACCTTTCAGGGTCTGCATCTTTTGCATAAGAACTTTCATGCACAGGGTGCTTGAACCCCCTGATGATGTCAAAAAACTTTTCCAGGACTACTCACAGAATGGCACCATGTCAAAGGATGATCTACTTAAATTTCTATCAAAGGTTCAAGGACAAAACAATGCCAAGGAAGAAGACGCTGAGGCGATCTTTAATAGTCTCAAGCATCTCAACATCTTCCCCAGAAAGGGTCTTCATCTAGAAGCCTTCTATCGATATCTTCTTGGCGACCTGAATACTCCTCTTTCTCCATGTGTAATACTCCTCTCCTCCTGCTCTTCCAGAGTAACACCAAACATCTTTCATGCATCCATCTTTAACATCTTGATTATTTAAATCTTCCGTGTCATAGCCAATATTGATATATAACTTttccaaacccccccccccccccctctctgtTTCGTGTGTGCCTCCTATAATGGTAATTGTGTGTGATATCAATGTTTCTGAATTCAGGTGCACCAGGACATGACTGCTCCACTAGCTCATTATTTCATGTACACAGGCCACAACTCTTACCTGTCTGGGAATCAATTAAGCAGTAAGAGCGGTGTTAGACCTATCAAAAAAGCTTTGCAAAATGGTGTAAGAGTAATTGAATTAGATCTATGGCCAGCCAGGAACAACAATGTGGTGGTTCGCCATGGAGGGTATGGAATTAATTTTCACTTTTATCTCTAGATCTCATATTGTGTTACTGTGTCTACCTAATTTATGCTCGAGGTTTGTTTTGTTTCGTAAtataaatatgtgattttcattgaaaataaGAATGTGAAAATGATTCATGCTTAATTGCATCGGCTCTAGTAAACAAAGATACGCAAAacccttttgtttcttttacttCTGAAGCTATATTTAGGTTTCGGTATTAACTATTATTGTCAAAATTATGAATTGATaagatttcttttatatatgcaGGACCCTGACAACATCAGTGAAACTCCTCAGATGTTTGCGTGCAATTAAGGAATTTGCCTTTCAGGTATCCGAATATCCTGTTGTGATAACGTTTGAAGATCACCTGACTGCCAATCTTCAATATAAGGTTGCTGAGGTGAGAGTGAACTTATATCATGGgattttatgttcttttattgCTGGCATGGTTTCGAGTGTACCTCTTGTGTAACCAAAATTGGTATGCAATAGATGGTCACTAAAACATTCGGAGGCATGCTGTACCGTCCCGAGACAGATGAATTAGAGAAATTATCACCAGAGTcattgaagaagaagattttgatTTCAACTAAACCGCCAAGAGAGTATCTTGAAACTCAAGACAGCAACACTCCGCACGaatcaaaaaaatcatcagAGGAACAAGGGGGTGATGAGAAGTTGCATTCTTCAAGAATTAACCTTTTTAGTTGCTCATCCATGTGTTTCGCTAAGCAGGATCAGATTGATGAGGGAGAACAGCTTCAAGGAGAAGATGAGGAGATGACAATACCTAAATACAGGGATTTAATTGCCATTCCTTCAGGGAAGCCAGAAGGTGGATTAGAAGAATGGCTCAGAATAGATGAGAAAGAAGTAAAACGTCTGAGCTTGAGTGAGCAAGAACTTGAAAAGGCTACAAGAACATATGGAAAAGACATTGTCAGGTAAATAAGATCATGTATTCAGAATAAGTTTATCCTTCTCTTCcgcccctaaaaaaaaaaactagctttGTTCATCGACAAGGATTCTGTGCttcattgatataaaaaaaacccacgtTGTTAATTCGGGGACAGCATTGCAGTGCTGGGAGTCTTAACACCTTGATCTTCTGCTCCTTACGGAGGCAGGGCAtgctttttctaaatttgttctAGTGCTCCTACTGATTATAACCACCGGTATTGCTTACCTTGCTTGCCATCTTAATTGTCAGTTCTAATTAGCAAGTCTAATGATTTCTTCCACTAGTTTCACCAAGAACAATTTGTTGCGGGTATACCCCAAAGGTACACGCTTGGATTCATCTAATTACGATCCTTTCGTCGGATGGAA includes:
- the LOC133680394 gene encoding phosphoinositide phospholipase C 1-like, whose protein sequence is MEQPFRVCIFCIRTFMHRVLEPPDDVKKLFQDYSQNGTMSKDDLLKFLSKVQGQNNAKEEDAEAIFNSLKHLNIFPRKGLHLEAFYRYLLGDLNTPLSPCVHQDMTAPLAHYFMYTGHNSYLSGNQLSSKSGVRPIKKALQNGVRVIELDLWPARNNNVVVRHGGTLTTSVKLLRCLRAIKEFAFQVSEYPVVITFEDHLTANLQYKVAEMVTKTFGGMLYRPETDELEKLSPESLKKKILISTKPPREYLETQDSNTPHESKKSSEEQGGDEKLHSSRINLFSCSSMCFAKQDQIDEGEQLQGEDEEMTIPKYRDLIAIPSGKPEGGLEEWLRIDEKEVKRLSLSEQELEKATRTYGKDIVSFTKNNLLRVYPKGTRLDSSNYDPFVGWKHGAQMVAFNMQGYGNHLRIMQGMFRANGGCGYVKKPDFLLRENDDFDPGVPSTVYKILKVKIYSGEGWHLDFRHTHFDQYSPPDFLVKVGIVGVHASETSRTKVVKNSWLPEWNEEFKFEVAAPELSVLRIEVNDDDKYGSHDFAGQTYLPISELRTGIRAVPLHDRRGVRYKSARLLMRFDLKDSRECSE